The Xyrauchen texanus isolate HMW12.3.18 chromosome 13, RBS_HiC_50CHRs, whole genome shotgun sequence genome contains the following window.
TTGTGCATCATATCCATACTATTAAGTACTGCGGTGATGGATTAAAATGGTAAACTGAAAACCATGGAACTGAATGTTTACCATTTTCATGTACTAGGCTAGACCTAGTATTAACACGGTACTCACTTAAAAGAATATCATAACAATGACTTGGTATCGAAGGCACTAGTGATGCCAAAAATACTATATAGGTAGTTAGGTAGCTCACTAGGTATTGACACACAGCCAATGTCATAAATGTTCAGTCGTTTATCTTCTgttgtcaaatgtatttatacaatTTAATTCAAATGGAAAATTCGTAAAAGGTTGTATTAGGAGTTAGCATACTGTCAAAATGATGTCCAATTTACCTGGTAAACCCAGAGTTTCTCTTGCTGTTATCCGGGCTTTTCTCGTCGTTCATCCCCCAATAACAGATCAAAAGCTGACTTGTTTCGGACAGCAGAAACCCCCAGAGGTGACTGTAAGCCCTCTGATATCATTCATATGTTAGTGTGGGGAGGACCGAGGCACGAGAAGACGATAAAGCCCTCTCTCTCACCGTCCCGCACCACACAACAACACAAGCAGAGGCCACTTTGAACTGAAGCGGAAGAGAGGCGATCATCTTTCATAATACAAGTCTTTTCGGGTGAATTCTGATGTATCTCATCAGAGGTCTTCTACCGTCCTACAAGCTTAGCATCTTGGGCGGTACACTACACTGTCAGGTCAGGAGGCTGTTTTAATGGATGTCtttggaggagatgcttcagtgtgctgaataaacagaTTTTGTGACGAAATAACTCATTACTTAATGAACTGACCGCCAGTCCGCTAATCTTCAACGTGTTTTACACTTTGTGTGGAGTTTACAACAATGAAATTGCTGTTTATACAAGAATGTGCggcaggtaggtgtcagtttgcTTTCTCCATTCATTGCATGGTATcgcaaacggtgacttactgtcgtaataCGATAGTTGTCCGTTCTCGCTCCTGATTCGCGAAGGTTAGCtcagtaattaaaataatctCTCCCAGAAGCGTGTCAAGAATATAagtgaaaataagaaattatgttGTATAAAGAAATCAATCCAATTTTTAGTACTATCGAGATCGTTCGCTTCGTTTAATTGTAGTTAAGCACCCCTAATTGTCATTACACAAATGTGAAACAAATAATTATgtattaattacattataaactccgcaaaaaaagaaacgtccctttttcaggacactgtattttaaagataatttagtaaaaatccaaataactttacatacatttattttaaagtgtttaaacaatgtttcccatgcttgttcaataacccataaacaattaatgaacatgcacctgaatggtggttaagacactaacagtttacagacggtaggcaattaacgtcacagttataaaaacttgaggcactaaagagacctttcaacTGACAAAGAAATATGCCTAGGGTCTCTGCTCGTCTGCTTGAACGTGCCTTATGCATACTGCATGGATGCATAAGGACTGCAGATGTGActagggcaataaattgcaatgtccatactgagACAGGAAGGACAACTGATCGTCCATGCAATGGCAGACCACATTTAATGACACctgaacaaaatctgtacatccaaatatcacacctgcacaacaggtacaggatggcaacaacaactgcccgagttacaacAGGGAGGCACAATTCCCccatcagtgttcagactgtccgcaataggttgaaagaggctggactgagggctcgTAGGCCTAAGGCAgctccttaccagacatcaccagcaacaactttgcctatgggcacaaacccaccttcgctggaccagacaggactggcaaaaagtgctctccactgacgagtcatggttttgtctcaccaggggtgatggtcagactggCGTTTATTGTCGATGGAATGCCTGTACTCTAGAGTGGGAtcgaggtggagggtccgtcatggtctgtgGCGGTCTAACATTATCATCGGATTGAGCTTATCATTGCctgcaatctcaacgctgtgcgttacagggaagacatcctcctccctcatgtggtacccttcctgcaggctcatccttaCATGACCCTCcatcatgacaatgccaccagccatactgctcattctgtgcatgatttcctgcaagacagtaaTGTCAGTGTTCTCCCATGGCCAGCGaggagcccggatctcaatcccattgagcatgtctgggatcAGATCcattggatcggagggtgagggctagggctagggctagggccattccactcagaaatgtctgggaacttgcaagtgccttgatgGAAGAGTGAGGTAACTTCTcatagcaagaactggcaaatctggtgcagtccgtgaggaggagatgcactgcagtacttaatgcagcggGTGgctacaccagatactgactgttacttttgattttaaccccctccctttgttcagggacacagtATTACATTTCTGTTAGACGCATGTCTtcgttgttgaatctttttatgtttcatacaaatatttacacatgctacatttgctgaaaataaaagcagttgaaagtgagaggattaattaattatttttattttttttgagtttataaggcatatatatatagagagagagagagagatcatggaATTATTTGTTATGCGGTCTGTGCTAATTTTGCATACTTGCCATACTactcagtacttctacttgacaTATCAAGTGGCAGAAAATGAGATTGAGAATTACAAACTCAAAAGTAAATCATTTTGTGGAAACTTTCATTCAAACACAGCCCATGGGACTTCCTACATTTCAATCATTGTATTATTAGTTGAATTTGCCACACTTTCACTTCttaaatataatatgcagttCTTATCTCAGAATTTGAGCAATTCCAGAAAACCTCAGCACCATCTAGGAATGAAGGCAAATTATGTActgaaacagaacagaacagtgtACTTGTTATATTGCACCCTATTATGTAGCACTTATATTGACAACTAGATTTATGAGGTCCGGATCACTGTAATGTTTTGCTTTGATTATTGAACAGTCCCAATTaggctatttttatttaattttatgaagGGTGTAGTATTCTTTAGTCCATTTCTCCACAAATTATAATCCGGTCTATGTTCAACATAGATTCATTTAAGAAGTATTCTACATCCTCAAAAAGTTATTTGGACATTATTTGCCTTAGAATAGCACTACTGCAACTAAGTTTCAATATAAATTGTGGTTTGGTTGAGAAGGACACAAGGTACACATCTCATCTTTCAGGGATTTGATGAGCTCCAATCAGAGCCAATGGGACACACATGTCCCCATTGCCCAAGATCAGTGACACATTCCTGAGCCCCTACCTAAGAGCTgcaaatatacacagtgtgtgtccCATTTCGTGAGACAACAGAACACAAGAAGAGAGAGGCTGGGACAGAGaggtggttaaaaaaaaacattaaaaccagtTTAATTCAAGTGACACTCCTGAGGTTATTGAGCTGGCAAGCCACTGAAtgaaaaaatgcaacaattgTTAAATGTGTAACCTAATAAAACATCAACCCTCATTACATTAACATGTAAACAGAGCAATTAAACATTCAACAGATCACCAGAAAAATTTAAAATAGTTCACCAAATACAAAGTAAGACTGAGGaaaattacagtaaatgtgaAGTAGTCATGTTTCACGTAATTCTGTGTGGAAATGGCGACAACTTCAAGTCCTCAGAAAAAGTCTTTAATTTTGCACTGTTTACCTGCCAACAACTTAATTTGCTGAACTATCTTGTTCATATAACTCTTCCACTACCAGCTCTGCAGGTTTTTCCTCTTCGTACTCAGAGTCTTGCACATCTTCTACAACTTCCAAGTCTATCTGCTGCTCAATTTCCTCAAATGGTTCTTCAAATGATTCCTGTGAAGTCTCATCCTGGCTGATATCTCCAACTACCTGATCTTCTGAGAGGTCCTTAGCAGCCTCAGCCTCAATTTTGGTTTCCTCTGTAGAAGCTAGGTCCTCCTTTACCCCTTCTTTTTGCTCCTCATCAACTTCTTCCCCCTGGTCATGAAATTCCTCAGTTATTTCATCCTCAGCAACATCTCCATGCTTGGCCTGAACATCCTCAGATATAGCTTCTACGCCATGGATCTTCTTAGACAATTCTTCAGATACCGGATGCTCTTCAACAACATCTTCCTCGACCTGCTGTTCCTCAGGTATTTCATCCTCCGTTCCTCCTTGCTCTTCAACAACTTCCACCTCGTGGAACTGAAACTCCTCAGTTATTTCATCCTCTGTACTTGCTGCTTTCTCCTCAGCAACATCTCCATCCTTGGCCTGAACTTCCTCAGATATAACTTCCTCCTCAGTTACTGCTTGCTCTTTAACAGCTTCTACTTCATGGACCTTCTTAGACAGTTCTTCAGATACTGGAGGCTCTTCAACAACATCTTCCTTGATCTGCTGTTCCTCAGGTATTTCATCCTCATTTCCTGCTTGCTCTTCAACAACTTCCTCCTTGTGGAACTGAATCTCCAGCTGGTTCTTCCTTCCCAGTTACTGCTTGCTCCTCAATAACATCTTTTTGGAGATGAACATCCTCAGGTATTTCATCCTCCTTGACTTGCTCTTCAACAACTTCTTCCACCTGGACCTGAACCTCCTCAACTGGTTCTTCCTCTTCAGTTACTACTTGCTTCTCAACAAATTCTTCCTGGACCAGAACCTCCTCAGTAAATTCTTTCTCCTCCATCACAGTTTTATCCTTGATTggaacctcctcctcagttgctGCTTGCTCTTCTACAATCTCTTCCTCTGCATAATCAAGCTCCTGGCTTTCAGCTAACTTCTGCAATACATTAAATTTAACCATAAGGAGGCACAATCCTGTATAACTAAATGCCAAAATGATTGTACATGGGAAAAATGACCCGTTACCAGTATTGTGAATTAACTTTAACATGACTAATACacaaatattttgatattatagAGGTTATTTTCTACCACCTCAGCAGGGTGCAATGGGGCACCATTTCAGGAAAACGGTTTGGCAAAAAGTGCATCAAGattgaaaaatacatttctttttattaaatattattggaGCAAAGAAATTATGTTCGAAAATAAATAGTAaaggaaggttgttttgattcaaattaacttaaaaaataataaaaagtggcGGCGAGGGGGACTTTTAGGTgttatttgattttaaaatacatGTGATCATTTCAGaaattctcattagctacatacatttgaagttattaaaggaatattccagggttaacacaagttaagctcagtaaACAGCacttgtagcataatattgattaccacaaaaattaatttagacttaaaaaaaaaaaagctaaattctggTTTACAGAGAGAAACTTGAAAAGGTGctaatccgtaaacgttaaactACTCATCGTTTCAAAAGTATgcccacaagacttaaacaatttGCATGtcagcatgattttagtgtgataaaatcacttactaaattTCTCTGTGTAAAGTTGAATCTAAAACTgtattgccatgacaacgtaatgccagctaaattacaatttaaacaacttcacagctcagcTAGTATAGTTAACATAATTAATCTAAgagcttttacaaaattataaacctcacacttctgcatttaaaccctccaaaaatgggccccatgcacttctattgtaagtgcctcactgtaaacatgAAGAAAAGGAGGGTTcagtcaaaatatttgtttttgcggTAATAAACAttgtaccacaaatgctgtcgattgtgcttagcctgtattgaacccagattatTCCATTAaatgttagatcaaataaccTCAAGTTAATGTTCAGACATTGCACGCGATGACCACATAATTCAGGACAATTTTACAGTGCATGTTAATCAACAATTGTTAAGGAAAGTGATGTAAAAAGTGTCTTTCACCCTGGGGTGCCTTCAACCCAGTTGTACCATACTATACCTGACTCTGAACGATCTCAAGCTGTGCAGCGAGGTGAGAGTGAAGGCTACGAGTACTTTTCTGATGGTCCTTCAGACTCCTACGGACAGACATAAGCTGCTCCTCAAGAGCTTGGTATCTTCTTGCCTGTTCCATCTCTAGCAGCTCCCTGATAACAACACAATAAAAGATGGATTAGGACATCtgttcttaactggttttgctttagaacaatattttaccttggaaatcaagtggcaacccaacacagtaccaaaattgttcatcctacaaaagtaaaaaaaaataaaaaatacatatttacaatcttgtttttttatcaaactgcacaatgatgactaagactttattgatattacagtttaatttcctgttaaagcatgattttctgtgaagctgctttgaaatcatgcgtgttgtgaaaagtactatacaaataaaattacttgACCTTAAaacaggggcggactggctaCAGGGAGAACTTTTCCCAGTGTGCCGGCCGTGAAATGGGGCAGAACGGGGCAAATTGGACAGAAGCGCTTCTCTTCATCTGAGCGGATGATGAAATTTGTCGACGGCTTA
Protein-coding sequences here:
- the zgc:66479 gene encoding LOW QUALITY PROTEIN: probable inactive protein kinase DDB_G0270444 (The sequence of the model RefSeq protein was modified relative to this genomic sequence to represent the inferred CDS: deleted 1 base in 1 codon) produces the protein MTKRKGKSTTKQDDSLLLLEPSVAQPNGLKEYAVPAVAFLIFAFGGLTAMWFCSQQQQTIYSLSETVNAMQLRITKFQQQLGMGTAQIANVGVFEERLHALEEAYTQAQKKAEVALATSEKIQSTDLSSQLWSQQSEMNARLSELQQTTVSTATLNAMVKNKTEELEKLKQRLDSILNANSEAAVSISGLTDTVLVTKSRLDEQMFAVEGLASRLEEQRLELAVLKESYAGNENAQRMELAGLKESFDSNQNALERNRQEVLDIKELLEMEQARRYQALEEQLMSVRRSLKDHQKSTRSLHSHLAAQLEIVQSQKLAESQELDYAEEEIVEEQAATEEEVPIKDKTVMEEKEFTEEVLVQEEFVEKQVVTEEEEPVEEVQVQVEEVVEEQVKEDEIPEDVHLQKDVIEEQAVTGKEEPAGDSVPQGGSVEEQAGNEDEIPEEQQIKEDVVEEPPVSEELSKKVHEVEAVKEQAVTEEEVISEEVQAKDGDVAEEKAASTEDEITEEFQFHEVEVVEEQGGTEDEIPEEQQVEEDVVEEHPVSEELSKKIHGVEAISEDVQAKHGDVAEDEITEEFHDQGEEVDEEQKEGVKEDLASTEETKIEAEAAKDLSEDQVVGDISQDETSQESFEEPFEEIEQQIDLEVVEDVQDSEYEEEKPAELVVEELYEQDSSAN